A genomic segment from Amphiura filiformis chromosome 10, Afil_fr2py, whole genome shotgun sequence encodes:
- the LOC140163333 gene encoding probable G-protein coupled receptor No18: MENSTDQFSHNVNDMVRVTPYLIITFMVILGVVGNAFVVVAVFTYRTLRIVPNYYIASLAVADFLVALIIMPFGLYSEINRGHWYLGEGLCKTWIILDVMLSTSSILHLFIISRDRLRAITKPVKYAFNRTNKAAATRIFGVFLLSGLVSMPALFVSTTNGNSCGFTENPVYIITSSLVSFYIPCSVMLVMYYRIYKAASKRARRPISPSNPPTVGTRLSRTVPEIAVTSRASQSQSNETRRPHQMPRRLESSLSLSAVETQSCRSAHVSLRIERKAARVIAIVVGVFVSCWLPFFTLHVTSALCRNCTVTREMYVGLSWLGWSNSVINPIIYTVFNKEFRSGFKRIIHCRFKS, encoded by the coding sequence ATGGAGAACTCTACTGATCAATTTTCACATAATGTGAACGATATGGTAAGAGTTACGCCATACCTAATAATAACATTTATGGTGATACTTGGTGTCGTCGGAAACGCCTTTGTCGTAGTGGCCGTCTTTACATATCGTACTTTAAGAATCGTTCCGAACTACTACATTGCATCGCTTGCAGTAGCTGATTTTCTAGTAGCCCTCATCATAATGCCATTTGGACTTTACTCCGAGATCAACCGTGGACATTGGTATTTGGGAGAAGGTCTGTGTAAAACTTGGATTATACTGGATGTTATGCTATCGACTTCGTCTATTCTGCATCTTTTTATAATATCAAGAGACAGGCTTCGTGCAATAACAAAGCCAGTCAAATATGCTTTCAACCGAACAAACAAAGCAGCTGCAACACGGATCTTTGGAGTGTTTCTCCTATCTGGGCTTGTGTCAATGCCTGCGTTGTTCGTTTCCACAACGAATGGTAACAGTTGTGGATTTACGGAAAATCCAGTGTATATAATAACATCTTCATTGGTCTCATTCTACATACCTTGCAGTGTAATGCTGGTAATGTACTACCGTATATACAAAGCTGCATCTAAAAGGGCAAGACGACCAATAAGCCCCTCCAACCCACCCACAGTCGGTACCAGATTGTCTAGAACCGTACCAGAAATAGCAGTTACAAGTAGAGCGTCACAAAGTCAGTCAAACGAAACTCGTCGCCCACATCAAATGCCACGAAGACTTGAGTCGTCGTTGAGTTTATCTGCTGTTGAAACACAAAGTTGCCGTTCTGCCCACGTGTCTTTAAGAATAGAACGCAAAGCAGCAAGGGTCATCGCTATTGTAGTGGGTGTTTTTGTATCCTGTTGGCTACCGTTCTTTACGCTACATGTAACCTCTGCTCTGTGCCGTAATTGTACCGTAACGCGGGAAATGTACGTAGGTTTGTCATGGCTGGGTTGGTCTAATAGTGTGATTAACCCAATTATCTACACCGTGTTCAACAAGGAATTTAGGTCAGGATTTAAGCGAATAATTCATTGCCGGTTTAAATCATAA